The region TATGAGTAACGGCTGCAGCCGGATTAATTTCCTTTGAACCGCTTAATAAATACTGAGCCCACTTGCCGTTTTCATGATGCCAATACATAGGTGCAACAATGGCGTTTTTATGTACCCAATCCCATCCTTCAGTATGCCATATCATCGCGTTAGAATAACCACCGTCATTTATGAACGCTATCCATTCTCCGTTAGTAACTAATGAATTACAGATAGCATAAGGTTCTAAAAACACCCGATGTCTCGGCAGTTCATTATCGTAACAAAATTCCTTAGAATCGTGGCCTATGGCATAAACACCTTCTTTTATTTCTGTAAAATCACAAGGGGTGTTTTCAAGGAGTTCTTCATTGGAAACGCTGCCGTATTCTGGTTGTAAAGGATTGTTTCCTAAAATATACTTGATGTCGGTAAGTAGTAATTCTTGATGTTGTTTTTCATGATGAATGCCTATTTCTAAGACTGGAATTAGCTCTTCTGTCAGGTGATTTTCTATCAACTGTTGCATGTGAGAAGTTACATAGGCTCGGTACAGGTAAATCTCTTTTACACTAGGTCTTGAAAGATTACCGCGATCAGTTCGTACCACTCGTTTCCCTATACTTTCATAATAGCTATTGAAAACAAAGGCGTAGCTTTTGTGATACCTCTTGTAATTAGGGAGGTGTGCATCCAGTAAAAATTCTTCAAAAAACCAAGTCGTATGGCCTAGATGCCACTTGGGGGGCGACACATCTACGATAGGCTGTACCACATAATCTTCTGTTTCTAATGGTTGACATATACGTTCTGTAGCGGTTCGTGTTTCGATAAAAAGTTGAAGAAGTTGCTTGGTAGAAATCATTTACTCAAAGTTAGGGTGTTTTTGCGTATTACGCTTTCGCGAAAGCTTTAACCTCCAGTTAAATTGATTTTGAAGATACATTCTTTCCTTAAATATTGTTGTACTAATTCAAAAATAAAGATAGCTGGAACAAATAAAATGGTCTCGTCCCATCTGTTATTATAGTTGTAATGTCTGGGTGGGAGCGGCTCTTTGTGTTTGGTATGATACCTGACGAGCCTAATTCCAAAAACAATAATTACTGCTGCAACCAAAACGATCACAATCAATACAAAAGCTTTGGGTATAGCGTCTTTCATCAAAGCTCGTTGTAGTCTTTGCACCTGCTCTTTCTCCTGAACTCTTAGCTGCTTTTCCCGTCTTTAATTCTTTTTTTTTCTAGGGCTTTGTAATAAGTTTCTGGGGGAATAAGTTTATAATTCCTAGTTTTAGCCTCCTGGAGGTTGATAGGAATTTGATAAGACTAGCTTAAACAGCAACTATGCCTTTAATCGCAGGATGTGGATCGTAATTTTCTAAACTGAAATCTTCATACTTAAAATCAAATATATTTTTGATTTCGGGATTCAGTTTCATTTGTGGTAATGCTCTCGGTTCTCTAGTCAGTTGCAGTTCTACCTGCTCTCTTAAGTTGTTGTAAATATGTACATCACCAAAGCTGTGGATAAAATCGCCACATTCCAAATCGCATACCTGCGCGACCATCATGGTTAACAAAGCATAGCTTGCAATGTTAAAAGGAACGCCTAGAAACACATCAGCGCTTCTCTGATAGAGTTGACAGCTCAACTTATTGTCAGCCACATAGAATTGGAAAAATGCGTGGCAAGGTGGTAAAGCAGCTTTACCATTTTCTACATTTTCTGAAAAACTTTTACCAGTATCAGGAAGCACGCTCGGATTCCATGCGCTTACCATCATACGGCGACTGTTAGGGTTGGTCTTTAAGGTGTGTATGACGTCTTTGATTTGATCTATTCCTTCATCATTCCAATTGCGCCACTGGTGTCCATAAACAGGGCCAAGATCGCCATTCTCATCAGCCCATTCATTCCATATTCTTACGTTATGATCTTTGAGGTACTGAATGTTAGTGTCTCCAGATAGCAACCACAGCAGTTCGTGAATAATGGATTTTAAGTGTACCTTTTTTGTTGTTACTAAGGGAAAGCCTTTTTGAAGATTAAAACGCATTTGATAGCCGAAAAGGCTGCGGGTTCCAGTTCCAGTGCGATCACCTTTGTCGGTTCCGTTTTCTAAAATATCTTGAAGTAAATCTTGGTATTGTTTCATAATCAATAAAGTTGCTTTGTTGACACTTGTTAAAGCCAGACATTACAAATTACTTGAAATCTATAATTAAAAACGAATAAATGTTATCGAAGATATAAGCTTTTATTAACCAGCGTGACGCTCGTCTTCATTATCAGTAAATGAATCTGCCCAAGCGACCGCACTTTCCATATTATTGAAAAAGCCAAAGGAGCCAGAATATAAAGATTGCTCTGTAGCCGCTTGAATTTTTTGTTCTAAAGTAGTTCCAACTACAGCAATTCCTATCATAGTCTTTGCATTCACAAGTTGGTATACTTTAGCGTCTACATCATGGCCAAATTCACGATTAGAGATAAACACTATTTTTTCTTTGCCGTAATAATCGTTGATATCAGTGAGCATGCGCATGGCAATTTCATTGTTCACAATTACCCCAGAATGTAACAGGCCTATAACGTAGTGGTCATAGCAAGACATGGAACCAAAGGTGTAATCAAACTTGTGCTTGTAAGGGATGATTTTCAAGAGGGGATGTTTTTTTTAAATATGAACTTTGGCAAAAATAAACCTTTCTTTAACAAAAGCTTGGGTTTTACAAATTTATCCAAATAACATTCCTGCTATGGTTGCTGTAAGCAGTGCCGCGCAAGTTCCTCCTATAAGTGCCTTAATACCAAAAGCGGCTAAGGTTTTACGTTGCCCAGGAGCAAGAACACCTATTCCTCCTATTTGTATTCCAATAGACGCAAAGTTTGCAAATCCACAAAGAGCATAAGTGGCTATAATAATCGATTTAGGATGCATTATTTTACCCGCCTCCTTAAGGTCTTTCAAAGATCCATACGCTATGAATTCATTAAGGATGGTTTTCTCTCCCAGAAGTTGACCTACTAAAACAATATCGTCTGTATGAACACCTATAACCCATGCAATAGGTGCAAAGAGGTTCCCTAAAATGTATTGCATGGAAAAGCCGTCGTACCTACCGTTACTAGAAGATTCTATGATGGAGTTTAAACCAGTGTATTCTCCTATTAAGTCCTTTAGTCCAAAATTCACTACGGCGATTAACGCCGTGAAAACAAGAAGCATGGCACCGACATTTACAGCTAGTTTTAATCCATCTGTGGTACCACGCGAAATGGCATCTAATATGTTACTACCTATTTTATCTTTAGAAACGTTAAGGGATCTGTCAATTTTAGTTTTGTCTTCTTCTGGATACAGCATTTTAGCGATTACGATTGCCGCAGGTGCACTCATTATTGATGCGGTGAGCAAGTGCTTGGTAAATAATATTTGTTGAGCTTCACTTTCGCCACCTAGAAATCCTATAAAAGCAGCAAGGACGCCACCGGCAATAGTGGCCATGCCACCTACCATAAGACATAGCATTTCTGATTTGGTCATTTTCTCTAGATAAGGCTTGACTACCAGAGGTGCTTCTGTCTGTCCAATAAAAATATTTGCTGCAGCTGCAAGGGACTCTGCACCACTTAATCGCATTGTTTTACTCATGATCCAAGCGAGTACATAAACTACTTTTTGAAGGATTCCTAAGTAATATAAAAGCGATGTAAATGCCGAAAAGAAAACAATAGTCGGGAGGACCTTAAAGGCAAATACATAACCCCAATTACCACTAGTGTCTATAAAATTACCAAAAACAAACTCTGCTCCAGCTTCACTGACAGCAAGAAATCTGACAACACCAGTTGAAATAGCGTCGAAAATATAGGCTACACTCTCAAATTTAAGAACAGAAATAGCAAAAACAATTTGTAAGGTAATACCCACTATCACCAAACGCCAGTCTATCTTTCTTTTATTCTTACTTAATACAAAGCAAAGTCCTAATATAAACAGGATCCCTAGTATTCCTCGATAAAAGCTTTCAAGGTTAAAGCCTAACTCATTAGATATTTGAACATTAGAAGAAGCGATTTTTTTTTTGATTAAAAAAGTATAAGTAACGCTCTTGTTTTTTAATAGCAAGCTATCGCCATTTACCTTTTCTAGATCAAACTGTTTAAGTTCTATTAGTGGTTCATTTGGATAAAGAGCGATAAAGTCCCCCTGTAAAATAAACCTACCACTAGAATTGAGACTATCTATTCCAGTGTAGTACTTGTAATTCTGTTTATGGAAGGAAATGCTGTCTAGCTGTAATGGTGTTGCTTGGGAAAGATCATCTGCCGTTGCCGAGTGGAGTGCCCATGTTCCTTCTATAGGGGTATTATCTTGAGCATTTGCTATAAATGAAAAACAGATAAAAGTTAAAGCAGTAAAAAATCTGGACAGAAAAGAAATCATATTTTTGCGGAAAGGGTTATCGTTTAGATATTTCATCTCTGATTTGCGCGGCCAGTTCATAGTTTTCGTTAGCAACAGCTTCACCCAACATCTTTTTAAGTTCAGTTAAGGAGAATTTACTATAATCGTTTGCTTCTTCGGTTGCTGTATTGATGAGCTCATCAATCATTTCTTCACCATCTAATTCTACAACTTCCAGTTCTTTGTCTGGTTTAATGTGTTGTTGGATTCCTGCTTCTTCTAGAATATTTTCATAAGTGAAAACAGGTGCTTTGAATCTTACCGCCAGTGCGATTGCATCGCTGGTTCGGGCATCAATTATTTCTTCAATTTTATCTCTTTCACAAATAAGGCTGCTGTAGAAAACACCATCTACTAACTTGTGAATGATCACTTGTTTTACAGTAATAGAAAATCGTTGTGCAAAACTTTTAAATAAATCATGGGTAAGAGGTCGCGGCGGACTCAGCTCTTTTTCTAAAGCGATGGCGATGCTTTGTGCTTCAAATGCTCCTATGACGATGGGTAGTTGCCTAGAGCCATCAACTTCTTTGAGCACTAATGCATAAGCACCGTTCTGAGTTTGGCTGTAAGATATGCCTCGTATTTTAAGTCGTTTTAGACTCATGCTTAGTTAATTGCTAGAAATAGAAATCATTAGGCTTTTTCTATGTACTTAAAAATTGTTCTTTTCAAATTAAACTTTTGCCTTTACGCTGCTTAGGGTTATACGGAGCAGTTCAAAAAGCATTGATTTAACTTTAAAAATTCTGTTTTTATTTAGACCTAAAACATCTAAATGAGTTCATAAAAAAAGCTGTGCAAAAATGGGGATTTTCTCCTATTGCACAGCTCTAAAAGTAAGAAATTCTTAATGAACTTATAAAGAATCTTAAGCGTTTTCCGCTTTAAAGGCTTTTAATTTTTCAATGAGAGCAGGAACGACTTCAAAAGCGTCACCTACCACACCATAGTCTGCTGCCTTAAAGAAAGGAGCTTCTGGGTCTGTATTGATGACTACTTTAATCTTAGAAGAGTTGATTCCAGCAAGGTGCTGTATAGCTCCAGAAATACCTATAGCGATGTATAAGTTAGAAGCAACTGGCTTTCCTGTCTGTCCTACATGTTCTCCATGTGGTCTCCATCCCAAGTCACTTACTGGCTTTGAACAAGCTGTTGCTGCTCCTAAAACGTCTGCAAGCTCTTCAATCATTCCCCAGTTTTCTGGTCCTTTCATACCACGACCTGCACTTACCACGACTTCAGCATCTGCTATAGTTACTTTATCAGTAGCTTTATCTACGGACTGAACATGAACAGTAAAGTCTGCATCACTTAATGATGGAGTAAATGCTTGAACGGCACAATCAGTTGCATTTTCTTTAAGACCATAAGCGTTTTTAGATATTCCAACTAACTTTATGTCGGTAGTAATTGCTGTATTAGAAAAGGCTTTGTTTGTAAAAACAGTTCTTTTTACGGTAAAAGGTTCTGTGGAAGAAGGCATTTCGGTTACATTAGAAACATAACCCGCTTCTAAATGCACACTTACTAGGGATCCTAAATACTTAGAATCTGCACTAGAACTGATTACTACCACTTTTGCATTTTCAGCTTTTGCGGCTTGTGCAATAGCGTTAGCATAGGCCGCAGCATTAAATTTATCTAATTTGGAATCGCTTACATTGTGCAACCTACTCACACCGTAAGTTCCTAAATCTCCAGCGTCATTAGCATGAAAAGATATAGCGGCAACATCTGTTCCCATCATATCTGCCACACCTTTTGCATAACTGGCTACTTCATAAGCAGTCTTTTTAAAACTACCGTTTTCTGATTCTGTATATACGAGTACTGACATATATTTTGATTTTTATTGTAACATCCATATCTAATGGACGGTTACTTGTTTTGTTATGGTTTGGCTTTTTTACCGTATCAATTGCGGTACAAGCCTTTTTTAATTTCGCTTTCGCGAAAGCGAAATACGTCACATATTAAAATACAGAATTTAATCATTCTGTATTTTAATCCTTAGCTATTAAATCGCTTTTGCTTCGTTGTGAAGTAAATCGATTAATCTGTCCAGATCTCCAGCATCTACAAGAGTTACCTGGCCTTTAGGCTCTGGTTTTGTAAAGGAAATACTATTCGTTTCTGTAGTAGTATCTGTTGCTGGAATTACAGTTAATGACTTTTTACGTGCCATCATAATTCCCCTCATATTAGGAATTCTCAAGTCACTTTCTTCAACAAGACCTTTTTGACCACCTATTACCAGTGGAAGGCTTGCCGTTACAGTTTCTTTACCCCCATCGATTTCACGTACAGCAGTGGCGTTAGAGCCATCTACTTCAAGAGAAATACACGTATTAACAAAGCTAGCTCCGGTCATTGCAGCGATCATGCCTGGAACCATTCCACCGTTATAATCGATTGATTCACGACCAGCGATGATAAGGTCATAACCACCATCTTTTACAACAGCACTTAATTGCTTTGCTACTTGATAACCGTCTGTGGCTGGCGTATCCACTCTAATAGCCGTATCTGCACCTATAGCGAGTGCTTTTCTCAATGTTGGTTCTACTTCAGCTCCACCTACAGTAACAACATCTACACTTGCTCCTTGTTTTTCTTTGAACCACATGGCGCGAGTCAGACCAAATTCATCATTTGGATTGATCACAAATTGAACACCGCTTGTGTCAAATTGTGTATCATTATCTGTAAAATTGATTTTGGAAGTGGTATCGGGCACGTGGCTGATACATACTAATATCTTCATATTTTATAGTCTTTTAAATCTTTTCAATCGTTTGCGAAAATACAGAAAAAACAAATAATAAATTATGCACGCATAATAAAACTTTGTTTAAATATTTATCGCCTATTGATTTTACATAATTTTCAAAAGCAGCGTAAGTGTTGTCTTATATAGGTTTTAGGTAAATAGTTTCAAATTTCAATGTTAATAGTAAGTAATTAGGGTATTTTTTAGCCTAAAATTCTCTAATACTAAGCTTATGTAAGTTATTTTTGTTTTCTTGAAATTTGATCACATCCATATCCTATATATATGAAGACAATACAATTCCGCGAGGCAATATGCGAAGCGATGAGTGAAGAAATGAGACGCGACGAGACTATCTACCTGATGGGTGAAGAAGTGGCAGAATACAATGGAGCCTATAAAGCTTCTAAAGGAATGTTAGACGAGTTCGGTGCAAAGCGAGTTATTGATACTCCTATAGCTGAGCTTGGTTTTGCTGGTATAGCTATTGGTTCTACGATGACAGGTAACCGTCCTATCGTAGAATACATGACTTTTAACTTTTCACTAGTCGGTATCGACCAGATCATTAACAACGCCGCAAAAATACGCCAGATGTCTGGTGGACAGTTCAAGTGTCCTATCGTTTTCCGTGGTCCTACAGCAAGTGCAGGGCAACTTGCAGCAACGCACTCGCAAGCTTTTGAAAACTGGTTTGCCAACACGCCAGGTCTTAAAGTAATTGTACCATCAAATCCTTATGATGCTAAAGGGCTTCTCAAAGCTGCTATACGCGATGACGATCCAGTTATTTTTATGGAGTCTGAGCAAATGTATGGTGATAAAGGAGAAGTGCCTGAAGGGGAGTATGTACTACCTATTGGTGTTGCAGAGATAAAGAGAGAAGGAACTGATGTGACCATCGTTTCTTTTGGTAAAATTATTAAAGAAGCCTACAAAGCGGCAGAAGAGTTGGAAAAAGAGGGGATTTCTTGTGAAATCATCGATTTAAGAACCATACGTCCTTATGATAAGGAAGCGATCTTGAAGTCGGTTAAGAAAACCAACCGATTGATAATCCTTGAAGAAGCATGGCCATTTGGTAACGTATCCACTGAGATTTCTCACATGGTACAAGCAGAGGCATTTGATTACCTCGATGCTCCTATTTATAAAATCAATACACAAGATACTCCAGCACCTTATTCTCCAGTTTTATTTGCAGAATGGTTGCCTAACTACAAAGATGTGGTGGAAGGAGTAAAGAAAGTGATGTATAAGAACTAGTTTTTTTATCCATAAATATGTAAAACCCATTTCTTATGAAATGGGTTTTTTTAGTTTTAAAAGATCAACAGCACTTTTATACATTAAACACCTCCACTTAACGATAGTATTTTTACTTTTGATTTTTACCTACTTATGAAAAATGATGTAAATAATTACGCTTTCGCGAAAGCGATATCCAAACAAGTCCTATTTATAGGGATTCTTTTTTTTACTCTAATAGGTATCGCTCAGACTAAAGTAGGCGGAGTGATCTATGACGAATTTGGAGATGGCGTACCATTTGCAAACGTAGTCTTCCCAGGTTCCAGCGAAGGAACCATCTCTAATGATAATGGAAGGTTTTATTTGCAATCTGAGAACACCTATCAGGAGGTGGAATTCTCTTTTGTAGGATATAAAACACAAATATTAAAATTGGATGTCAAGATTAATCTGGACCTAAAAATAATATTACAAACTGATACGGCAGAATTAGATGCTGTAATGGTCTATGCTGGAAAAACTTCTAAAAAGAACAATCCTGCCATCGATATTCTACGTAAAGTATGGGAAAATAGACGTAAAAATGGACTTTCTCAATTTGAGCAGTATCAGTACGATAAATATGAGAAGCTGGAATTTGACATGAATACCATAGACAGTTCCATGATCAAATCCAAGTTGTTTAAGGGGATGGAGTTTGTTTTTAATTATGCTGATACCAGTCGTATTACAGGTAAAACCTATTTGCCTATTTTTATTAATGAATCCCTTTCTACGGTTTATGGAGATAATGAAATCAATAATGAAATAGACGATGTAAAAGCAAATAAAAACTCTGGTTTTTCCAACAACCAGACATTGATTGCCTTTGTAAAGGACTTGTACAACGATATTGATGTGTACGATCGTTATTTAAAATTCTTTGATAAGAGCTTTACCAGTCCAGTAGGAAAAAGCGGTATTGATACCTATAACTATGTATTGAGGGATACTGCGATTGTCGATGGAGTAGAGGCGTACAACATTGTTTATTATCCGCGTCGTAAAGGAGAGCTTACTTTTAAAGGAGATTTTTGGGTAGCTACAGATTCCTATGCGATCAAAGAGATCAACATGCAGGCAACAAAAAGTGCCAACATTAACTGGGTCAAAGAAATCTATATTGAACAAGAATATGATGTCTTAAACGACAGTTTGTTTTTAATAACCCGCGATTACTTTTTGAGTGATTTTGCTTTGAATAAAAAGGAAAAATCAAAAGGTATTTATGGAAAACGCACCACCTTATTTGATAATTATCAATTTGACATTGCAAAAGATCCAGATTTTTACAGGCGTAGAGTAAATGATTACAACCCAGAAATCTATGATAGAGATGAAGCGTACTGGGACAAAAACAGATTAGAAAAACTCAATAAGGATGAGAAGCAGGTGTACACCATGCTGGACACGCTTAAAAAGAATAAGAAATTCAAGCGTCTTTATAATATAGGTACAGTTCTCGCATCTGGATATTATGAGTTCGATGGCTTTGACTTTGGTCCTATTTTTTCCACTTTCGGATTTAATGATGTAGAAGGGGTGCGTTTGCGTGCTGGAGGAAGAACTTTCTTTACAGCAAATGATCCATGGAGAATAGAAGGTTACGGGGCCTATGGTTTTACCGATCAAAAATTCAAATTTGGAATAGGGGGAAAATACCTATTAGATAAACAAAGCAGATTGATCGTAAGCGTTGGTTATAGAGACGATGTAGAACAACTCGCTGCCAGTCTTACCAGAACAAATGATGTTTTAGGGCGCAGTCTTGCATCAAGCGCCTTAATCAGTGCAGGAAACAATGGCAGGCTTTCTAAAATTAAATTAGGAGTGGCAGCGGTAAGTTTTGAACCGCTGTACAATCTAGAATTTAGATTAGGAGCCAGTTATAGAAAAATTGAAACTGCAAACCCAGGCTTTTTTAGTTTAGATTACTTTGATACAGATGCTCCAGGAGGAATAGGTTCTGAAACCAATCAAGCGGAGGTGGACTTCTCTATTACCTATAAGCCAGGTCGTAAAACGACCAACTATGGTGTGGACCGAACCATCATTAATGATGGTGCTTACCCAATACTTTTCTTAAATTATGCCCGAGGTTTTAAAGATCTTTTTAGTAGTAATTTTGATTATGATAAGGCACAGTTCTATTACAGTCATCCATTTCAGATAGGGGTTTTTGGTAGATTAACAGCCCGTCTTGAAGCAGGGAAAACTTTTGGAGAAGTGCCACTGGCGTTGCTAGATGTCATTCCAGGAAACCAGACCTATTTCAATATTCCCGGTTCCTTTAATACCATGAATTTTTACGAGTTTGTAACCGATGAGTACCTTATGGTGAACTTAAATCATAATTTTAATGGACGTCTTTTTTCACGTATACCAGGCTTAAGAGATTTAAATTTAAGAGAATTGGTAGGTGTGAAAGCTGCCTACGGTCGCATCAGTGATGAGAATATAGCATTAAATGCAAGCGGTCTCAATTACCTCGCACCAGAAGATATTTTTTGGGAATACAGTGTAGGAGTTGGTAATATATTTAAAGTATTGCGATTAGACGTCAACTTTAGAGGGGGCTACAATTACTTGCCAGATGCCAGACAAATTGCAGTGACTGGTAGTTTTGGTTTTTATTTTTAGAAACGTATTCAAACAGCATCTTTACATTGATAGGTCATACCGCTGTAGAGCGGTATCGGCTGGAAATTATCTCAAAAACCCATTTACTTTATGTAGATGGGTTTTTTGGTTTCCGCTTTCGCGAAAGCGGAATCACATCAATTTTTAACCAGACTTATAATTATTCAAATCGTAGTTTATTGTTATCATATCTGTATGATTAATACTGCTGTTAGTGAATATTTATTCGATTCGAAATATAGCGATCGTTTTCTTAACATTATTTTATTACTTTAGCGAGATTTAAAAACCAAATACCAACTATTTTATGGAATCGTATATGATTTATTTGCCAATTCTTTTGGCAGTTTTGGGGCTAGTTTACATGCTCATTAAAAAATCCTGGGTAATGAAGCAGGATGCCGGCGACGGTAAAATGAAAGAAATTTCAGATCACATTTATGAAGGTGCATTGGCCTTTCTAAAAGCAGAATATAAATTACTGGCCATTTTTGTGTTCGTGGTAAGTGTTCTGTTATTTATAGTATCTCTTTTTGTTCCTTCTACCCACTGGATGATTGTTATCGCATTTATTTGTGGAGCCATATTCTCAGCTTACGCGGGAAATATAGGAATGAAAATAGCCACCAAAACAAACGTGAGAACCACACAAGCAGCTCGTACAAGTTTGCCTAAAGCCTTAGATGTTTCTTTCGGTGGAGGCATGGTAATGGGACTAGGCGTTGCTGGTCTTGCCGTTTTAGGTTTAACAGGATTCTTTTTATTGTTCTATCATTTCTTTATGGGTGGAGAATGGACTGATAATGATGCCATGACCGTTGTGCTTGAAACACTTGCCGGATTCTCTCTTGGAGCAGAGTCTATTGCACTTTTTGCTCGTGTAGGTGGCGGTATTTATACCAAAGCAGCTGACGTAGGTGCTGATCTTGTAGGTAAAGTAGAAGCAGGAATCCCGGAAGACGATCCACGTAATCCAGCAACTATTGCAGATAATGTAGGTGATAATGTAGGTGATGTTGCAGGAATGGGAGCAGATTTATTTGGTTCTTATGTAGCGACAATTCTAGCAGCTATGGTTCTTGGAAATTACGTAATAAAAGACATGGGTGGCAATATCGTTAACGAAGGCTTTGGCGGTATAGGTCCTATCTTATTGCCAATGTCTATTGCTGGTGTAGGTATCATTATTTCTATGATAGGAATGATGTTGGTGCGATTAAAAAAC is a window of Nonlabens sp. MB-3u-79 DNA encoding:
- a CDS encoding DUF5686 and carboxypeptidase-like regulatory domain-containing protein, whose product is MKNDVNNYAFAKAISKQVLFIGILFFTLIGIAQTKVGGVIYDEFGDGVPFANVVFPGSSEGTISNDNGRFYLQSENTYQEVEFSFVGYKTQILKLDVKINLDLKIILQTDTAELDAVMVYAGKTSKKNNPAIDILRKVWENRRKNGLSQFEQYQYDKYEKLEFDMNTIDSSMIKSKLFKGMEFVFNYADTSRITGKTYLPIFINESLSTVYGDNEINNEIDDVKANKNSGFSNNQTLIAFVKDLYNDIDVYDRYLKFFDKSFTSPVGKSGIDTYNYVLRDTAIVDGVEAYNIVYYPRRKGELTFKGDFWVATDSYAIKEINMQATKSANINWVKEIYIEQEYDVLNDSLFLITRDYFLSDFALNKKEKSKGIYGKRTTLFDNYQFDIAKDPDFYRRRVNDYNPEIYDRDEAYWDKNRLEKLNKDEKQVYTMLDTLKKNKKFKRLYNIGTVLASGYYEFDGFDFGPIFSTFGFNDVEGVRLRAGGRTFFTANDPWRIEGYGAYGFTDQKFKFGIGGKYLLDKQSRLIVSVGYRDDVEQLAASLTRTNDVLGRSLASSALISAGNNGRLSKIKLGVAAVSFEPLYNLEFRLGASYRKIETANPGFFSLDYFDTDAPGGIGSETNQAEVDFSITYKPGRKTTNYGVDRTIINDGAYPILFLNYARGFKDLFSSNFDYDKAQFYYSHPFQIGVFGRLTARLEAGKTFGEVPLALLDVIPGNQTYFNIPGSFNTMNFYEFVTDEYLMVNLNHNFNGRLFSRIPGLRDLNLRELVGVKAAYGRISDENIALNASGLNYLAPEDIFWEYSVGVGNIFKVLRLDVNFRGGYNYLPDARQIAVTGSFGFYF